The proteins below are encoded in one region of Sporosarcina sp. FSL K6-1508:
- a CDS encoding cytidylyltransferase domain-containing protein, with amino-acid sequence MKNEKKKVIAFIPVRGGSKSIPLKNIKKMNGRPLVYWAIDAALQCEHIDEVYVSTDSIEIENSISCYDKNHNGKLKCVKRSPENATDTSTTESVLMEFVKEVKSNEIVLIQATSPLLQAKDLDAAFKKFYLNNFDSLLSLVRQKRFVWRENNNETVHPVNYKVESRLRRQDFDGYLVENGAFYISKYDAVIESRLRISGEIGHYEMPEETYVEIDEPEDWLIVEEILRKRVTQTSKKTILKPGKIKLFATDCDGVLTDAGMYYSDAGDMLKKFNTKDGMGLSMLKNNNIILAILTGENTEIVKKRAEKLGIKEVYLGCKDKVAAMDKLLDKYNLSYENVAYIGDDINDLELLKKVGYSFSVADAMQIVKDSVDYVTLRRGGEGAVREVADLLLLKDGRDNNEFN; translated from the coding sequence ATGAAAAATGAAAAGAAGAAAGTAATTGCATTTATACCTGTCCGTGGTGGTAGTAAGTCTATTCCATTAAAAAATATAAAAAAAATGAATGGTCGCCCACTAGTTTATTGGGCAATAGATGCAGCATTGCAATGTGAACATATAGATGAAGTTTATGTAAGTACTGATAGTATTGAAATTGAAAACTCTATCTCTTGCTATGATAAAAATCATAATGGCAAGTTGAAATGTGTTAAACGTAGTCCTGAAAATGCAACGGATACATCGACTACAGAATCTGTATTAATGGAGTTTGTAAAAGAAGTCAAGTCTAATGAAATAGTATTGATCCAAGCTACTAGCCCTCTTCTACAAGCGAAAGATTTAGACGCGGCCTTTAAAAAGTTTTATTTGAATAACTTCGATAGTTTATTGTCACTCGTTAGACAAAAAAGATTTGTATGGAGGGAAAATAATAACGAAACAGTTCACCCAGTAAACTATAAAGTAGAGTCCAGGTTGAGAAGACAAGATTTTGACGGTTATTTGGTGGAAAATGGTGCCTTTTACATTTCAAAATATGATGCTGTAATAGAATCTAGATTAAGAATATCAGGTGAAATTGGTCATTACGAAATGCCAGAGGAAACATATGTGGAAATTGATGAACCAGAAGATTGGCTAATTGTTGAAGAAATCCTTAGAAAAAGAGTAACACAGACGTCAAAAAAAACAATATTGAAACCAGGAAAAATAAAATTATTTGCAACAGATTGTGATGGCGTTTTAACTGACGCAGGAATGTACTATTCAGACGCAGGCGACATGTTGAAAAAATTCAACACTAAGGATGGAATGGGCCTTTCTATGCTGAAAAACAATAATATAATTTTAGCAATTCTTACTGGAGAAAATACTGAAATAGTTAAAAAAAGGGCAGAAAAATTAGGTATTAAAGAGGTTTATTTAGGCTGTAAAGATAAAGTAGCTGCAATGGATAAATTGTTAGACAAGTATAATTTAAGTTATGAAAATGTAGCTTATATCGGTGATGATATTAATGATTTAGAACTATTGAAAAAAGTAGGCTATTCATTTTCTGTTGCCGATGCTATGCAAATCGTAAAAGACTCTGTAGATTATGTGACTTTGCGAAGGGGAGGAGAAGGAGCAGTCAGAGAAGTAGCTGATCTATTACTATTAAAAGATGGACGTGATAATAATGAATTTAACTAA
- a CDS encoding cupin domain-containing protein, with amino-acid sequence MNLTKYTLHENATILEALKQIELNKKGFVILINTNEVVKGTLTDGDIRRSLLKGKGLSSFACEALSGEFSFINVNDSFDKIIGFFKKSKIGFLPIVDKEGKLVNVLTKVQLHTALLEGLEWDCRYDFSLLDGHTIDHEIYNRPWGYYKTVFLSDYSRAKIIQVNPGEELSLQEHKKREEHWVIVKGEGVMTIGESVRDVNEGSYIYIPKGCKHRVSNNSQSIPLMISEVQLGSYFGEDDVIRYEDKYGRLDS; translated from the coding sequence ATGAATTTAACTAAATATACTTTACATGAAAATGCGACAATATTGGAAGCCTTGAAACAAATCGAACTGAACAAAAAAGGGTTTGTTATCCTCATAAATACTAATGAGGTTGTAAAAGGAACATTGACGGATGGGGATATTAGAAGATCGCTATTAAAGGGGAAAGGACTCTCTTCTTTTGCTTGTGAAGCTTTATCTGGTGAGTTTTCATTTATTAATGTAAATGATTCATTTGATAAAATAATAGGTTTTTTCAAGAAATCTAAAATCGGGTTTTTACCAATTGTTGATAAAGAAGGAAAGTTAGTTAATGTGTTGACCAAAGTTCAGCTACATACGGCACTACTTGAAGGGCTAGAATGGGATTGTAGATATGATTTTTCTTTGTTAGACGGACATACAATTGATCATGAAATTTACAATCGACCATGGGGATATTATAAAACTGTTTTCCTAAGTGACTACTCAAGAGCGAAAATCATTCAAGTCAATCCAGGTGAGGAACTCAGTCTTCAAGAGCATAAAAAGCGCGAGGAGCACTGGGTAATTGTAAAAGGTGAGGGAGTAATGACAATTGGGGAAAGCGTAAGGGACGTGAATGAGGGATCGTATATTTATATTCCTAAGGGGTGTAAACATAGAGTTTCGAACAATTCACAATCAATCCCCTTGATGATTTCAGAAGTACAGTTAGGTAGTTATTTTGGTGAAGATGATGTTATACGATATGAAGATAAATACGGAAGGTTGGATTCGTGA
- a CDS encoding N-acetylneuraminate synthase family protein, whose amino-acid sequence MKSKVIVEVGCNHKGDMKIAKQLINIAAVYCNADVVKFQKRNNKELLSEEQYNAPHPNSANSYGNTYGEHREFLELSLEQHKELKKYCEEFGITYSTSVWDLTSAKEIASLKPKLIKIPSAMNNHYEMLGWLCDNYAGEIHVSTGMTNYNEIDELIQFFVEKDRNKDVVLYNCTSGYPVPYKDICLKEITRLLNKYKDIVKSIGFSGHHLGTAVDIAAYTLGAEWVERHFTLDRTWKGTDHSASLEPEEMKTLITNLRNVEDALKFKEEEILEIEKVQREKLKYREQQ is encoded by the coding sequence ATGAAATCAAAAGTAATTGTTGAAGTTGGCTGTAATCATAAAGGTGATATGAAAATTGCGAAACAATTGATTAATATAGCCGCGGTTTACTGTAATGCCGATGTAGTTAAGTTTCAAAAGCGTAACAATAAAGAGTTATTGTCTGAAGAACAATATAACGCCCCTCATCCAAATTCTGCAAACTCATATGGGAATACTTATGGTGAACATAGAGAGTTTCTAGAGTTGTCACTTGAACAGCATAAAGAGTTGAAAAAGTATTGCGAGGAATTCGGAATTACATACAGCACATCTGTGTGGGACTTAACCTCTGCTAAAGAAATAGCATCGCTAAAACCAAAACTAATAAAAATACCTTCTGCAATGAATAATCATTACGAGATGCTTGGTTGGCTCTGCGACAATTACGCTGGAGAAATTCATGTTTCCACAGGGATGACGAATTATAATGAAATTGATGAACTAATTCAGTTTTTTGTAGAAAAAGATAGAAATAAAGATGTTGTCCTATACAACTGTACTTCCGGGTATCCAGTTCCATATAAAGATATTTGTTTGAAAGAAATCACACGATTACTAAATAAATACAAAGATATCGTTAAATCAATTGGCTTTTCGGGACATCATCTTGGAACGGCAGTTGATATTGCGGCTTATACACTTGGAGCTGAATGGGTTGAGAGACATTTTACGTTAGATAGAACTTGGAAAGGAACAGATCATTCAGCATCTCTCGAGCCTGAAGAAATGAAAACTTTAATTACTAATCTCAGAAATGTAGAGGATGCTCTTAAATTCAAGGAGGAAGAAATCCTTGAAATTGAAAAAGTACAAAGAGAAAAGCTGAAATATCGTGAGCAACAATGA